The following proteins are encoded in a genomic region of Mycobacterium sp. 155:
- a CDS encoding PrsW family intramembrane metalloprotease yields MTAPDRVQMDSLVAARVSAIDASGWGRRFVFIQPRNLAFWVYVLLVLVGLGQFVDSVGRFHSYSVLTAATVFAIYGAVIWWLAQRADRYTDLPVKLLITALVWGAFAATWAMAAVANTAIGDIYAKQFGQRWSLDWAAGLSAPITEELAKGAGLVLIIVLAPRIVRTAFDGFIIGLVIGLGFQLLEDMLYALRNEQGMALVMVLRMLTGVGGHFAYTAIFCAGLIYLLGRPAEPRRVGRGLLLMVTAPVLHGLWDSAGALVGGRGLLLVGLWAGILVVTLIIFFRVYVLTVPQERALLRGVLAPEVASGVLAEVELDAIAGNRKTRRRYRKSLRPRAARRKARQILQAGRDLAQELARSRGAETPAVQFARSEIGRIRSGEPSRW; encoded by the coding sequence ATGACCGCGCCGGACAGGGTCCAGATGGATTCTCTTGTCGCCGCGCGGGTATCGGCGATCGACGCCTCGGGGTGGGGGCGTCGCTTCGTGTTCATCCAGCCGCGCAACCTCGCCTTCTGGGTGTATGTGCTGCTGGTCCTCGTCGGGCTCGGCCAGTTCGTCGATTCGGTGGGGCGCTTCCACTCGTACTCGGTGCTGACCGCGGCCACCGTGTTCGCGATCTACGGTGCCGTCATCTGGTGGTTGGCGCAGCGGGCCGACCGGTATACCGATCTGCCGGTCAAACTGCTGATCACTGCGCTGGTGTGGGGTGCCTTCGCCGCAACCTGGGCGATGGCTGCCGTCGCCAACACCGCGATCGGAGACATCTATGCCAAACAGTTCGGCCAGCGCTGGTCATTGGACTGGGCGGCCGGACTGTCGGCGCCCATCACCGAGGAGCTCGCCAAGGGTGCCGGGCTGGTCCTGATCATCGTGCTGGCACCCCGCATCGTCCGGACCGCATTCGACGGATTCATCATCGGATTGGTCATCGGCCTCGGTTTCCAGTTGCTGGAAGACATGCTGTACGCGTTGCGCAACGAGCAGGGCATGGCGCTCGTCATGGTGCTGCGCATGCTGACCGGGGTCGGCGGTCACTTCGCCTACACGGCCATCTTCTGCGCCGGGCTCATCTATCTGCTGGGCCGCCCGGCGGAACCTCGTAGGGTCGGCCGGGGGCTGTTGCTCATGGTGACGGCGCCGGTGCTACACGGGCTCTGGGACTCGGCCGGGGCCCTGGTCGGCGGCCGCGGGCTGCTGCTCGTCGGGCTTTGGGCGGGCATCCTGGTGGTGACGCTGATCATCTTCTTTCGGGTGTATGTGCTCACCGTGCCACAGGAACGCGCCCTGCTGCGCGGCGTGCTGGCTCCAGAGGTGGCGTCGGGCGTGCTTGCCGAGGTCGAGCTCGACGCCATTGCCGGCAACCGCAAAACCCGACGGCGCTATCGGAAATCCTTGCGACCCAGGGCAGCTCGGCGCAAAGCCCGCCAGATCCTGCAGGCCGGCCGTGACCTGGCCCAGGAACTGGCCCGGTCTCGCGGCGCCGAGACCCCGGCCGTGCAGTTCGCTCGCTCGGAGATCGGCCGGATCCGCAGCGGTGAACCGTCTCGGTGGTGA
- a CDS encoding FAD-dependent oxidoreductase gives MTDNTTCAIVGGGPAGMMLGLILARCGVDVTVLEKHADFLRDFRGDTVHPSTMRLLDELGLLATFDQIPYSKVEKGDFTVDGKPITMVDFRRLRQPHPFVAMVPQWDFLDLIADAGKSEPHFRLRMQSEVTGLLRDGDRVAGVRYESPDGSGELRADLTVGCDGRWSIARRESGLAVRDYPVPFDVWWLRVPRADDGDYSLIPRTAPGKALIMIPRLGYFQIAYLIPKGSDASLRARGLDRFKSELAELIPESDVDSLNSWDDVKFLDVRLNRLHTWHRDGLLCIGDAAHAMSPAGGVGINVAIQDAAAAARLLYQPLREHRIAESDLAAVQRQRTLPTIVTQGFQRIVHRQVLAPAMAGGEITPSKALQRLLHWLPRLSTVPGYIIGTGVRPEHVPAAARRHQGA, from the coding sequence GTGACCGACAACACGACATGCGCCATCGTGGGTGGCGGCCCGGCCGGAATGATGCTCGGCCTGATCCTGGCCCGCTGCGGTGTGGACGTGACAGTCCTGGAGAAGCACGCCGACTTCCTGCGGGACTTCCGAGGGGACACCGTTCACCCCAGCACCATGCGCTTGCTGGACGAACTGGGCCTGTTGGCGACGTTCGACCAAATCCCTTACAGCAAAGTCGAAAAGGGAGACTTCACAGTCGACGGAAAACCCATCACCATGGTCGACTTCCGGCGGCTGCGGCAACCACACCCCTTCGTCGCGATGGTGCCGCAATGGGATTTCCTCGACCTGATCGCCGACGCAGGCAAGTCCGAGCCCCATTTCAGGCTGCGGATGCAGTCCGAGGTCACCGGACTATTGCGCGACGGGGATCGGGTCGCCGGCGTCCGCTATGAGAGCCCGGACGGATCGGGTGAGCTGCGCGCGGACCTCACCGTCGGTTGTGACGGACGTTGGTCGATCGCCCGCCGGGAATCCGGCCTGGCCGTGCGCGATTACCCGGTGCCCTTCGATGTCTGGTGGCTGCGGGTGCCCCGCGCCGACGACGGCGACTATTCACTCATTCCGCGCACCGCGCCCGGCAAGGCGCTGATCATGATCCCGCGCCTGGGCTACTTCCAGATCGCCTATCTGATCCCGAAAGGCAGCGACGCCAGCCTGCGGGCCCGCGGCCTGGACCGGTTCAAGAGCGAACTCGCCGAGCTGATCCCCGAGTCCGACGTCGATTCGCTCAACTCCTGGGACGACGTCAAGTTCCTCGATGTCCGGCTCAACCGGCTGCACACCTGGCATCGCGACGGTCTGCTGTGTATCGGCGATGCGGCACACGCCATGTCCCCTGCCGGCGGCGTCGGCATCAACGTCGCGATCCAGGACGCCGCGGCGGCGGCCCGCTTGCTGTACCAACCGCTGCGCGAACACCGCATCGCCGAGTCGGACCTGGCCGCGGTCCAACGGCAACGCACCCTGCCCACCATCGTCACCCAGGGGTTCCAGCGGATCGTGCACCGGCAGGTGCTGGCACCCGCCATGGCCGGCGGGGAGATCACCCCGTCGAAGGCGCTCCAGCGGCTACTGCACTGGCTACCCAGATTGTCGACTGTGCCCGGCTACATCATCGGCACAGGAGTGCGTCCCGAACATGTTCCCGCTGCCGCCCGGCGGCATCAGGGAGCGTGA
- a CDS encoding MFS transporter: MSSLESTAGKDAASASVSTSEFRRRFLIRLTAVLVGGMFLDGYILGIIGPVTGLIQDDLQVNDLMLGLIAAGTLFGIFVGAPVGGWMTDKFGRKPMFLLDMGLFVLASFLQFFVALGQFFITSAIQLLIIRFLMGIAIGGEYSIGMPLMTEFSPARLRGRLLGAALVAWYVGFMVAFIVAHALMDAGVNWRIIIGSSTVIAAGLFLARLGLPESPRWLILKGRREEALSIANKYMDVLEAASVTRESEGCDEKPAASGNFRMLFNRDNWRATLFTSGFWFCAVTPYFAIATFADKVLKQYGMGEGLASGVGLSALACLGVIGTALLLDKLGRRVLSVPTQWLCTVLLAVIALWAGAPAIAVLTMFLAFSFFNAGYTTLTQVYPGEVFPTEVRGIGTGFAAAFSRIGAGLGTFLLPWSIAHLGMSVSMLVAAGVALVGAALSQWLAPETKGKSLSETATTYAH; this comes from the coding sequence ATGTCTTCGCTAGAGAGCACCGCCGGCAAGGACGCCGCCAGTGCATCCGTCAGCACTTCAGAGTTCAGACGCCGGTTCCTGATCCGGCTCACCGCAGTACTGGTCGGCGGGATGTTCCTCGACGGCTACATCCTGGGGATCATCGGCCCCGTCACCGGCCTGATCCAGGACGACCTGCAGGTCAACGACCTCATGCTCGGCCTGATCGCGGCGGGCACGCTGTTCGGCATCTTCGTCGGCGCGCCTGTCGGTGGCTGGATGACCGACAAATTCGGTCGCAAACCCATGTTCCTGCTCGACATGGGCCTGTTCGTACTCGCGTCCTTCCTGCAGTTCTTCGTCGCGCTCGGCCAGTTCTTCATCACCTCGGCGATCCAGCTGCTGATCATCCGTTTTCTGATGGGCATCGCGATCGGCGGCGAATACTCGATCGGAATGCCTCTGATGACCGAGTTCTCGCCAGCACGGCTGCGTGGCCGCCTGCTCGGCGCCGCCCTGGTGGCCTGGTACGTCGGCTTCATGGTCGCGTTCATCGTGGCGCACGCGCTGATGGACGCGGGAGTGAACTGGCGGATCATCATCGGCTCCAGCACGGTGATCGCGGCGGGGTTGTTCCTGGCCCGGCTGGGCCTTCCCGAATCGCCACGCTGGCTGATCCTGAAGGGGAGACGCGAAGAAGCACTGTCTATCGCGAACAAGTACATGGACGTGTTGGAAGCCGCCTCCGTGACCCGCGAGAGCGAAGGATGCGACGAGAAGCCCGCCGCCAGCGGCAATTTCCGCATGCTGTTCAACCGGGACAACTGGCGGGCCACACTGTTCACCTCCGGCTTCTGGTTCTGCGCTGTGACCCCGTACTTCGCCATTGCCACGTTCGCCGACAAGGTACTCAAGCAGTACGGCATGGGCGAGGGCCTGGCGAGCGGTGTCGGGTTGTCGGCACTGGCCTGCCTCGGTGTCATCGGCACGGCGCTGCTGCTCGACAAGCTCGGCCGGCGCGTGCTGTCGGTCCCCACGCAGTGGTTGTGCACCGTGCTGCTGGCCGTGATCGCGCTGTGGGCCGGCGCACCCGCGATCGCGGTGCTGACGATGTTCCTGGCGTTCTCGTTCTTCAACGCCGGCTACACGACGCTTACCCAGGTGTATCCGGGCGAAGTGTTCCCGACCGAAGTCCGCGGCATCGGCACCGGCTTCGCCGCGGCGTTCAGCCGGATCGGCGCGGGTTTGGGTACGTTCCTGCTGCCCTGGTCCATCGCACACCTGGGGATGTCCGTCAGCATGCTGGTCGCGGCCGGGGTCGCCCTCGTGGGAGCCGCGCTGTCGCAGTGGCTGGCTCCGGAAACAAAGGGCAAGAGCCTGTCCGAGACCGCGACGACGTACGCACACTGA
- a CDS encoding NADH:flavin oxidoreductase: MSDPLFTPFTLKNLVLRNRIVSTSHEPAYSEDGLPKERYRVYHREKARGGVALTMIGGSALVSPDSMPPFGNLQLWRDEAVPLLRALADDVHEQGAAVMTQLTHMGHRTDNYTHDWIPALSASGTREPAHRAFSRIADVRDLERIARDFADTAARCQAGGLDGVEISAYSGHLLDSFLSPRHNHRTDEYGGSLENRMRFPLQVINAVREAVGDDYIVGVRMSFDELLPDDSGIVPEDAVRIAIAMQDAGVDFFSVNRGNADTDWELAKVIPPMFTPANPHLEFVGWVKKQLAVPVMHSARIADVATARYAISEGLLDMVGMVRALMADPDLPNKTQEGHADRIRPCVGASVCIDGIYTHGSAMCIHNPATGRETQLPQRITPAPGEQRKRCVVIGGGPAGLEAARVLAERGHSVTVYEAGDRFGGQVALAAVSERRRDLIGIVDWRYDECKRLGVELKRNHYVDPAELESFTESVDVVILATGGLPNPDLGIPGAELAVDTWDIISGARKVGGDVLVYDDLGGHQAMDAVEALIRTAGTVEYVTPERSVAVDVGASPAGQYFALFADHDVTTGVLHRLVSIEKHEGRLLARLQVEGAKAAIERIVDAVVVEHGTQPDNDLYDALLPGSVNLGQIAIRELLARSPQPTTANPDGRYALYRVGDAVASRNIHAAILDSYRLCLAI; the protein is encoded by the coding sequence ATGAGTGACCCGCTGTTCACTCCGTTCACGCTGAAGAATCTGGTGCTACGCAACCGGATCGTGAGCACGTCGCACGAACCGGCCTACAGCGAGGACGGTCTTCCGAAAGAGCGCTACCGGGTCTACCACCGGGAGAAGGCCCGCGGCGGCGTGGCGCTGACCATGATCGGCGGCAGCGCACTGGTCAGCCCCGACTCGATGCCGCCGTTCGGCAACCTGCAGCTGTGGCGCGACGAGGCCGTGCCGCTGCTGCGGGCGCTCGCCGACGATGTGCACGAGCAGGGCGCCGCAGTGATGACCCAGCTCACCCACATGGGCCACCGCACCGACAACTACACGCACGACTGGATTCCGGCGCTGTCCGCGTCAGGCACCCGGGAGCCGGCACACCGGGCGTTCTCCCGCATCGCCGATGTCCGCGACCTGGAGCGCATCGCCCGCGATTTCGCCGACACCGCGGCCCGGTGCCAGGCGGGTGGCCTGGACGGCGTGGAGATCTCCGCATACTCGGGTCACCTGCTCGACAGCTTCCTCTCCCCCCGGCACAACCACCGCACCGACGAGTACGGCGGCTCACTGGAAAACCGGATGCGGTTCCCGCTGCAGGTCATCAACGCGGTGCGCGAAGCGGTCGGCGACGACTACATCGTCGGTGTGCGCATGTCATTCGACGAATTGCTCCCCGACGACTCCGGCATCGTCCCAGAGGACGCCGTGCGGATCGCGATCGCGATGCAGGACGCCGGAGTCGACTTCTTCAGCGTCAACCGCGGCAACGCCGACACCGACTGGGAACTGGCCAAGGTGATTCCACCGATGTTCACCCCGGCCAACCCGCACCTGGAATTCGTCGGCTGGGTCAAGAAGCAGCTGGCGGTCCCGGTCATGCACTCCGCCCGGATCGCGGACGTCGCCACGGCCCGCTACGCGATCAGCGAGGGACTGCTCGACATGGTCGGCATGGTCCGTGCGCTGATGGCCGACCCGGATCTGCCCAACAAGACACAGGAGGGCCACGCCGATCGGATCCGGCCCTGCGTCGGCGCGAGCGTATGCATCGACGGCATCTACACCCACGGCTCCGCGATGTGTATCCACAACCCGGCCACCGGACGGGAAACCCAACTGCCGCAACGCATCACCCCGGCCCCGGGCGAGCAGCGCAAGCGGTGCGTGGTGATCGGCGGCGGTCCCGCCGGGCTGGAGGCGGCGCGCGTGCTCGCCGAGCGCGGCCATTCCGTGACGGTGTACGAGGCGGGCGACCGCTTCGGCGGGCAGGTGGCGCTGGCCGCGGTCTCCGAGCGCCGGCGCGACCTGATCGGCATCGTCGATTGGCGGTACGACGAGTGCAAGCGGCTCGGCGTCGAACTCAAACGCAACCACTACGTCGACCCGGCGGAGCTCGAGTCCTTCACCGAGTCCGTGGACGTGGTCATCCTGGCCACCGGCGGCCTCCCGAACCCCGACCTCGGTATTCCCGGCGCTGAGCTGGCCGTCGACACCTGGGACATCATCTCCGGGGCCCGCAAGGTGGGAGGCGACGTGCTGGTGTACGACGACCTCGGCGGCCACCAGGCGATGGACGCGGTGGAGGCGCTGATCCGTACCGCCGGCACCGTCGAATACGTCACCCCGGAGCGGAGCGTCGCCGTCGACGTCGGAGCATCCCCGGCCGGCCAGTACTTCGCGCTGTTCGCCGATCACGATGTGACCACCGGCGTGCTGCATCGGCTGGTGTCGATCGAGAAGCACGAGGGTCGGCTGCTGGCCCGGCTGCAGGTCGAGGGCGCCAAGGCGGCCATTGAGCGGATCGTCGACGCCGTCGTGGTCGAACACGGCACCCAGCCCGACAACGACCTCTACGACGCCCTCCTGCCGGGATCGGTCAACCTCGGCCAGATCGCGATCCGAGAACTACTGGCCCGCTCGCCGCAGCCCACGACGGCGAACCCCGACGGCCGATACGCCCTGTACCGAGTCGGTGACGCCGTCGCCAGCCGCAACATCCACGCGGCGATCCTCGATTCCTACCGCCTCTGCCTGGCCATCTGA